In Diachasmimorpha longicaudata isolate KC_UGA_2023 chromosome 4, iyDiaLong2, whole genome shotgun sequence, a single genomic region encodes these proteins:
- the LOC135161221 gene encoding mitochondrial tRNA methylthiotransferase CDK5RAP1 isoform X2, whose product MNVNDIEIVWAVLKDRGYRRTLDIDEADIVLIMTCAIREGAEQKIWTRIDQLNALKKKRRQLTSRDTLKIGILGCMAERLKSQILEKRKAVDLVAGPDSYRDLPRLLSIVENHETAINVQLSMEETYADVTPVRLNPDSVSAFVSIMRGCDNMCTYCIVPFVRGRERSRPLESIVSEVQQLSDQGIKEITLLGQNVNSYRDLSQYQFSLGDKNTTHLAKGFNTVYKNKLGGLRFADLLDKVSLVNPEMRIRFTSPHPKDFPDEVLNLIAERPNICKQIHLPAQSGNSAVLARMRRGYSRESYLELVKHIRNIIPQIKLSSDFIAGFCNETDEEFEDTMTLIENVKYHQAFLFQYSMREKTTAHRRYKDNVSSEIKSQRLTRMVQLWRSQVENLNRLQVGTHQLVLIEGASKKSSRALQGRTDGNTRVIIHDSVIPTDRKTDVSKMIKSGDYIVAQICGSNSNTLTGIPLYHTTISEYTRQLGNQKQCHN is encoded by the exons ATGAACGTCAACGACATAGAAATTGTCTGGGCTGTATTGAAAGACCGTGGATATAGGCGAACGCTGGATATCGACGAAGCAGATATTGTTTTGATTATGACCTGTGCCATAAGAGAGGGAGCGGAGCAGAAAATCTGGACCAGAATTGATCAGTtgaatgcattaaaaaaaaaacgaagacaACTGACGAGTAGAGATACTTTGAAAATTGGTATACTCGGGTGCATGGCTGAGAGACTGAAAAGCCAGATTTTAGAGAAGAGGAAAGCCGTGGATCTCGTGGCAGGTCCGGACAGTTATCGTGATTTACCGAGACTTTTGTCTATTGTCGAGAACCATGAAACTGCAATTAACGTTCAACTATCAATGGAGGAAACTTACGCTGATGTCACACCTGTCCGGCTGAATCCAGACTCAGTTTCGGCATTTGT CTCAATCATGAGAGGATGTGACAATATGTGCACATATTGCATTGTCCCCTTCGTGCGAGGAAGAGAAAGATCCAGGCCACTAGAGAGTATCGTCAGTGAAGTACAACAATTATCCGATCAGGGAATAAAGGAAATCACGTTATTGGGCCAAAACGTCAACAGTTACCGAGATTTATCACAATATCAATTTTCCCTCGGTGATAAAAATACGACTCATCTTGCTAAAGGATTTAATACGgtctacaaaaataaattgggtGGACTCAGATTTGCTGATCTTCTGGATAAAGTCTCACTGGTTAATCCCGAAATGCGAATTAG ATTTACATCTCCACATCCAAAGGATTTTCCAGATGAAGTTCTTAACTTAATAGCTGAAAGACCAAATATttgtaaacaaattcatttgccAGCACAGAGCGGCAATTCCGCCGTTCTGGCGAGAATGAGGCGAGGATATTCTCGTGAATCTTATCTGGAATTAGTTAAACATATTCGCAATATAATACCACAAATCAAACTGTCGAGTGACTTTATTGCTGGATTTTGCAATGAAACTGATGAAGAATTCGAGGATACCATGACATTGATAGAAAATGTTAAATATCATCAAGCATTTTTGTTTCAATACAGCATGCGAGAG AAAACTACAGCTCATCGAAGATACAAGGATAATGTATCATCCGAAATAAAAAGTCAACGTTTAACGAGAATGGTACAATTATGGCGCTCACAGGTGGAGAATTTAAATAGATTGCAAGTGGGAACGCATCAGCTGGTTTTAATTGAAGGG GCGAGTAAAAAATCATCTCGTGCTTTGCAAGGCCGAACAGATGGCAATACTCGTGTAATAATCCACGATTCAGTAATTCCTACTGACAGAAAAACCGATGTATCTAAGATGATAAAATCAGGGGATTACATTGTTGCTCAAATCTGCGGCTCCAATTCCAATACACTTACTGGAATACCTCTATACCATACAACAATTTCGGAGTACACCCGACAACTGGGAAATCAAAAACAGTGTCACAATTGA
- the LOC135161221 gene encoding CDK5RAP1-like protein isoform X1, whose amino-acid sequence MRGLRYVPSTSRGILSLIWQRKGRIIANPLQFHYNKFHCSANHGADFEPLVKNSEDVINKKNNRFQQGPDLADFILANTKNLNIVSPQNHPYLKTHYGPHQKVYFEVYGCQMNVNDIEIVWAVLKDRGYRRTLDIDEADIVLIMTCAIREGAEQKIWTRIDQLNALKKKRRQLTSRDTLKIGILGCMAERLKSQILEKRKAVDLVAGPDSYRDLPRLLSIVENHETAINVQLSMEETYADVTPVRLNPDSVSAFVSIMRGCDNMCTYCIVPFVRGRERSRPLESIVSEVQQLSDQGIKEITLLGQNVNSYRDLSQYQFSLGDKNTTHLAKGFNTVYKNKLGGLRFADLLDKVSLVNPEMRIRFTSPHPKDFPDEVLNLIAERPNICKQIHLPAQSGNSAVLARMRRGYSRESYLELVKHIRNIIPQIKLSSDFIAGFCNETDEEFEDTMTLIENVKYHQAFLFQYSMREKTTAHRRYKDNVSSEIKSQRLTRMVQLWRSQVENLNRLQVGTHQLVLIEGASKKSSRALQGRTDGNTRVIIHDSVIPTDRKTDVSKMIKSGDYIVAQICGSNSNTLTGIPLYHTTISEYTRQLGNQKQCHN is encoded by the exons ATGAGGGGATTAAGATACGTACCAAGCACATCTCGTGGAATTCTATCACTAATCTGGCAGAGAAAGGGTCGAATTATTGCTAATCCCTTGCAGTTCCActacaataaatttcattgttcAGCAAACCATGGAGCCGATTTCGAGCCTTtagtaaaaaattctgaagatgttattaataaaaaaaataatcgctttCAACAAGGGCCTGATTTAGCAGACTTTATCCTTGCAAACACCAAGAACCTCAATATTGTAAGCCCCCAAAATCATCCATATTTAAAAACACATTATGGGCCTCATCAGAAAGTTTACTTCGAAGTTTATGGATGTCAGATGAACGTCAACGACATAGAAATTGTCTGGGCTGTATTGAAAGACCGTGGATATAGGCGAACGCTGGATATCGACGAAGCAGATATTGTTTTGATTATGACCTGTGCCATAAGAGAGGGAGCGGAGCAGAAAATCTGGACCAGAATTGATCAGTtgaatgcattaaaaaaaaaacgaagacaACTGACGAGTAGAGATACTTTGAAAATTGGTATACTCGGGTGCATGGCTGAGAGACTGAAAAGCCAGATTTTAGAGAAGAGGAAAGCCGTGGATCTCGTGGCAGGTCCGGACAGTTATCGTGATTTACCGAGACTTTTGTCTATTGTCGAGAACCATGAAACTGCAATTAACGTTCAACTATCAATGGAGGAAACTTACGCTGATGTCACACCTGTCCGGCTGAATCCAGACTCAGTTTCGGCATTTGT CTCAATCATGAGAGGATGTGACAATATGTGCACATATTGCATTGTCCCCTTCGTGCGAGGAAGAGAAAGATCCAGGCCACTAGAGAGTATCGTCAGTGAAGTACAACAATTATCCGATCAGGGAATAAAGGAAATCACGTTATTGGGCCAAAACGTCAACAGTTACCGAGATTTATCACAATATCAATTTTCCCTCGGTGATAAAAATACGACTCATCTTGCTAAAGGATTTAATACGgtctacaaaaataaattgggtGGACTCAGATTTGCTGATCTTCTGGATAAAGTCTCACTGGTTAATCCCGAAATGCGAATTAG ATTTACATCTCCACATCCAAAGGATTTTCCAGATGAAGTTCTTAACTTAATAGCTGAAAGACCAAATATttgtaaacaaattcatttgccAGCACAGAGCGGCAATTCCGCCGTTCTGGCGAGAATGAGGCGAGGATATTCTCGTGAATCTTATCTGGAATTAGTTAAACATATTCGCAATATAATACCACAAATCAAACTGTCGAGTGACTTTATTGCTGGATTTTGCAATGAAACTGATGAAGAATTCGAGGATACCATGACATTGATAGAAAATGTTAAATATCATCAAGCATTTTTGTTTCAATACAGCATGCGAGAG AAAACTACAGCTCATCGAAGATACAAGGATAATGTATCATCCGAAATAAAAAGTCAACGTTTAACGAGAATGGTACAATTATGGCGCTCACAGGTGGAGAATTTAAATAGATTGCAAGTGGGAACGCATCAGCTGGTTTTAATTGAAGGG GCGAGTAAAAAATCATCTCGTGCTTTGCAAGGCCGAACAGATGGCAATACTCGTGTAATAATCCACGATTCAGTAATTCCTACTGACAGAAAAACCGATGTATCTAAGATGATAAAATCAGGGGATTACATTGTTGCTCAAATCTGCGGCTCCAATTCCAATACACTTACTGGAATACCTCTATACCATACAACAATTTCGGAGTACACCCGACAACTGGGAAATCAAAAACAGTGTCACAATTGA